The nucleotide window CGAGTGCGCGGACCTGGGCGCCGAACTCGCGCAGGACATGCTGGGCCAGGGCGCGCGCGACCTCGTGGACGCCGCGCACGTCTGAACGGGCCCGCGTGAACGCGCTCCAGCGGCTGGCCGTGATCCACACGGGCGGCACGATCTCCAGCCGCCCCGCGCCGGACGGCCGCGGCGTCACGCCGCAGCGCGCGCCCAGCGTCCCCGGCCTGGACGGCGTGAGCGTGCACGATTACCAGCCCTTCACGCTGCCCAGCCCGCACGTCACGCCGCGCCACATGCTGGAGCTGGCACGGCTGGTCGCGCGCGTCGCCCCGGAGCACGACGGCGTGGTCATCACGCACGGCACCGATACGCTGGAGGAGACGGCCTTCGCGCTGCACCTGCTGCTGCCTGCTTCCATCCCGGTCGTGCTGACCGGTTCCATGCGGCATATGGAAGAGGCGTCCTGGGACGGCCCGGGCAACCTGCTGGACGCCGCGCAGGTCGCGCTGCACCCCCGCACGCGCGGGCGCGGCGCGCTGGTGGTGTTCGGCGGCGACGTCTTCGACGCGCGCACCGTCACGAAGATCCACACGACCGCCGTGGACGCCTTCGGTGGCTACCCCGGTCCCATCGGCCGCATTGACCGGGTGGGGCACGCGGCGCGCGTGGAGTACTTCGCCACGCCGGACGCCCGCACGCCGCTGGAGCCGCCGCACCTCGACGCCCGCGTGGAGATCCTGTACGCCTACGCCGGGTGGCGGGGCGAGGGCTACGCCGAGGCCCGGAGCCGCGCCGACGGCCTGGTGATCGCGGCGCTGGGCACCGGAAACCTGCCGGCCGAACTGCTGCCGCTGATAAGCGACACGGACCGGCCCGTGGTGATCGCCACGCGCACGCACGCCGGGCCGGTGCTGCCCGTGTACGGCTACCCCGGCGGCGGCGCGACCCTGGTGGAGGCCGGCGCCATCCCCGCCAGTTTCCTGAACGCCCACAAGGCCCGGCTGCTGCTCCTCACGCTGCTCAGCTGCGGGCTGGACACGGACGACATCCGCCGGGTCTTCGCGGAAGACGCGTACTGAGGTTGGGGGCGCGGGTCACTCACAGAGAGCGCGGGCCACACATCGTCCACACCGGGCCGCGCTCACCGCGTACGGCGTCCTGACCGGCGACGGAAGGCGCGGGCCACCGCACCCGGCCCGCGCCGCGCCTGCCCGCGTTTACTGAAGGTCGAGTCGGATCAGGAAGCGCCCGCACGACGGGCATTTCACGGGGGGCAGCTTGCCCTGCGCGGCCTTCTGCTGGATGCTCACCGGCAGCACCACGTTGCAGCCCGAGCAGCGGCCACCCTTGATCTCCACGACGCCCAGGCCCTTTTTCGCCTTGCGGATCATGTCGTACTCGCGCATGGTGCGCGCGTCGAGCCCGGCGGCCAGCGTGGCGCGTTCCTGCCGGTCGGCCTCGCCCTGGTCGCGCAGGTCCTGCACGCGCTGATCGTCGCGCGTCTCGAGGGCAGAC belongs to Deinococcus metalli and includes:
- a CDS encoding asparaginase produces the protein MNALQRLAVIHTGGTISSRPAPDGRGVTPQRAPSVPGLDGVSVHDYQPFTLPSPHVTPRHMLELARLVARVAPEHDGVVITHGTDTLEETAFALHLLLPASIPVVLTGSMRHMEEASWDGPGNLLDAAQVALHPRTRGRGALVVFGGDVFDARTVTKIHTTAVDAFGGYPGPIGRIDRVGHAARVEYFATPDARTPLEPPHLDARVEILYAYAGWRGEGYAEARSRADGLVIAALGTGNLPAELLPLISDTDRPVVIATRTHAGPVLPVYGYPGGGATLVEAGAIPASFLNAHKARLLLLTLLSCGLDTDDIRRVFAEDAY